From a single Parambassis ranga chromosome 2, fParRan2.1, whole genome shotgun sequence genomic region:
- the lrrfip1b gene encoding leucine-rich repeat flightless-interacting protein 1 isoform X2, with protein MGTQGPGRKRIPNREKLTAEDDALNQIAREAEARLAAKRAARAEAREIRMKELERQQKELFHSHKEDSERYARHSRRHASISDDEERMSVGSRGSLRPSDYSGFLGSGSRASSRASSARASPVVEDRTDFLDKGSRTASTLSAATLASLGGASSRRGSCDTSFSVETEASIREMKDSLAESDEKYRKAMVSNAQLHNEKSALMYQVDTLKEELSDMEELLWETRRHYNDKTKEFERERQAHSVLQFQFTEMKETLRHTEELLTEVSDLRLKSSSYCQEVSDLQEALQWKEKKIGALERQREISDIVRIERNQLRDEVVRLRDALKVHGVIISSDVTTNGDTGQDGAESDVSAESVTHLAQEGGRESMLESSKDNRRFHRWTVYKRSGSLNEQTFKEVKEADRQTRERPHVTEKHPKGNKQPATKGSEMDPPGSPRTQQHRLRSGQAKKKPMKKSGGGCALAEAEQEYCKVIGKPKQGQTHTGRYEQLASPFSTAANKRVLKSRLVPPRPAKDILLENRAFVSLLVAKKHSVSKQRQNVSARNHVSAVDHDSETSEITSEKCDLMRCLEEMVVPDSPVCVEGKNTPGSGHETAGWTSYEDGASRSKSDSSGCSEDPSFATRQKSTEDQFPLCPADVDVPGRPEDRKHWISENNDDKESMNLHTMDHRLAAEDETHLMNLPEPSKATKDPEHVNMSIADHEPSTAVTSCCEEFVFIDSYFAEPVVSTAEESRSDVGVLDSSTRPERRDRIGAMKARRNQRAQVWRSRSCLLVPAEDSKELKRSRALSANAAVAQSSKVRRLIKATAEEIKNMVVPELAVMRFQDGRQTGESSGLDADFLEEWMAADMDSCEEVEEDLALHQESGPVILEGVEVIEWRAA; from the exons ATGGGTACCCAGGGACCGGGCCGGAAGAGGATCCCGAACCGGGAGAAGCTGACCGCGGAGGACGATGCCCTCAACCAGATCGCACGGGAG GCAGAGGCACGGCTGGCCGCGAAGCGAGCGGCGCGAGCCGAGGCCCGGGAGATCCGgatgaaggagctggagaggcaACAGAAAGAG ctgtttcACAGCCACAAG GAGGACAGTGAGCGCTACGCTCGTCACTCGCGGAGACACGCTTCG ATCTCAGACGATGAGGAGAGGATGTCCGTGGGCAGTCGCGGCAGCCTCAGG CCTTCAGACTACAGTGGGTTTTTGGGTTCTGGTTCTCGGGCCTCCTCCAGGGCGAGTTCCGCTCGGGCGAGCCCAGTG gtcgAGGACAGAACTGACTTCCTTGACAAA gGTTCCCGGACGGCCTCCACACTGTCAGCCGCCACACTGGCCTCGCTGGGTGGAGCCTCGTCTCGCAGGGGGAGCTGTGACACGTCATTCTCCGTGGAAACGGAGGCATCGATCCGAGAAATGAAG GACTCCCTGGCAGAGTCGGATGAGAAGTACCGTAAAGCGATGGTTTCTAATGCACAGCTGCACAATGAGAAGTCAGCTCTGATGTATCAGGTGGACACTCTAAAGGAGGAGCTGAGCGacatggaggagctgctgtgggaGACACGGCGCCACTACAATGACAAGACCAAG gAGTTTGAGCGAGAGCGCCAGGCGCACAGTGTTCTGCAGTTCCAGTTCACAGAGATGAAGGAGACTCTGAGACACACGGAGGAGCTGCTGACG GAAGTGTCCGATCTGCGTCTAAAGAGCAGCAGTTATTGTCAGGAGGTCTCTGACCTGCAGGAAGCTCTGCAGTGGAAGGAGAAGAAGATTGGG GCGTTAGAGCGACAGAGAGAAATTTCTGACATCGTTAGGATCGAACGCAACCAGCTCAGAGATGAGGTAGTCAGGCTGCGAGATGCCCTGAAG GTTCATGGAGTCATCATCTCCTCTGATGTCACCACCAACGGGGACACAGGACAGGACGGAGCCGAGAGTGATGTCAGCGCAGAGTCTGTCACCCATTTGGCTCAGGAGGGGGGCAGAGAGAGCATGCTGG AGAGCAGCAAAGACAACAGGAGGTTCCATCGTTGGACGGTTTACAAGCGTTCGGGGTCACTGAACGAGCAAACttttaaagaagtgaaggaggcagacagacagacccgAGAAAGACCTCATGTGACTGAAAAACACCCAAAGGGGAACAAACAACCGGCAACCAAAGGAAGTGAAATGGATCCCCCTGGGAGCCCTCGGACCCAGCAGCACAGACTCCGAAGTgggcaagcaaaaaaaaagccgATGAAGAAATCCGGAGGAGGGTGTGCTTTGGCAGAGGCGGAGCAGGAGTACTGTAAAGTAATAGGGAAACCCAAacaaggtcagacacacacaggaagataCGAGCAGCTGGCTTCTCCTTTTAGCACAGCTGCCAACAAAAGAGTCCTTAAATCCAGACTAGTGCCACCTCGACCTGCTAAAGACATCCTCCTGGAGAACAGAGCCTTTGTGAGTTTACTGGTGGCAAAGAAACACTCTGTGTCCAAACAGAGGCAAAATGTTTCAGCAAGAAACCACGTGTCTGCTGTGGACCATGATTCAGAGACCTCAGAGATCACATCAGAGAAATGTGACCTTATGAGATGTTTGGAAGAGATGGTTGTTCCTgattctcctgtgtgtgtggaaggcaAGAACACACCAGGAAGTGGGCATGAGACTGCAGGATGGACCTCATATGAGGATGGCGCTTCCAGGAGTAAGTCTGATTCTTCTGGTTGTTCTGAAGATCCAAGCTTTGCAACCAGACAGAAGTCCACTGAGGATCAGTTTCCTCTCTGTCCAGCAGATGTCGATGTGCCAGGAAGACCTGAGGACCGCAAACACTGGATTTCAGAGAATAATGATGATAAAGAATCAATGAACCTTCACACGATGGACCATAGACTGGCTGCAGAGGATGAAACACATTTAATGAATCTACCAGAACCAAGTAAAGCCACCAAAGATCCTGAACATGTAAACATGAGTATAGCTGACCATGAACCGTCCACTGCTGTAACCAGCTGCTGTgaggagtttgtttttattgactcATACTTTGCTGAACCTGTGGTCAGCACAGCAGAGGAGTCCAGGTCAGATGTAGGCGTGCTGGACTCATCAACACGTCCAGAGAGACGTGACAGGATTGGTGCTATGAAGGCCAGAAGAAACCAAAGAGCGCAGGTGTGGAGGAGTCGGAGCTGTCTTTTAGTTCCTGCTGAAGATTCAAAGGAGCTGAAACGCAGTCGAGCATTATCTGCAAACGCTGCTGTGGCCCAGAGTTCAAAGGTCAGGCGGCTCATCAAAGCCACAGCTGAAGAAATCAAGAATATGGTGGTTCCAGAGTTGGCAGTGATGAGATTTCAAGATGGAAGACAGACGGGGGAATCATCGGGGTTAGATGCAGACTTCCTGGAGGAATGGATGGCTGCAGACATGGacagctgtgaggaggttgaAGAGGACCTGGCTTTGCATCAAGAAAGCGGACCGGTTATCCTTGAAGGCGTGGAAGTCATTGAGTGGCGAGCAGCatga
- the lrrfip1b gene encoding leucine-rich repeat flightless-interacting protein 1 isoform X4, producing MGTQGPGRKRIPNREKLTAEDDALNQIAREAEARLAAKRAARAEAREIRMKELERQQKELFHSHKKYYGVDNKWGHIEQWMEDSERYARHSRRHASISDDEERMSVGSRGSLRVEDRTDFLDKGSRTASTLSAATLASLGGASSRRGSCDTSFSVETEASIREMKDSLAESDEKYRKAMVSNAQLHNEKSALMYQVDTLKEELSDMEELLWETRRHYNDKTKEFERERQAHSVLQFQFTEMKETLRHTEELLTEVSDLRLKSSSYCQEVSDLQEALQWKEKKIGALERQREISDIVRIERNQLRDEVVRLRDALKVHGVIISSDVTTNGDTGQDGAESDVSAESVTHLAQEGGRESMLESSKDNRRFHRWTVYKRSGSLNEQTFKEVKEADRQTRERPHVTEKHPKGNKQPATKGSEMDPPGSPRTQQHRLRSGQAKKKPMKKSGGGCALAEAEQEYCKVIGKPKQGQTHTGRYEQLASPFSTAANKRVLKSRLVPPRPAKDILLENRAFVSLLVAKKHSVSKQRQNVSARNHVSAVDHDSETSEITSEKCDLMRCLEEMVVPDSPVCVEGKNTPGSGHETAGWTSYEDGASRSKSDSSGCSEDPSFATRQKSTEDQFPLCPADVDVPGRPEDRKHWISENNDDKESMNLHTMDHRLAAEDETHLMNLPEPSKATKDPEHVNMSIADHEPSTAVTSCCEEFVFIDSYFAEPVVSTAEESRSDVGVLDSSTRPERRDRIGAMKARRNQRAQVWRSRSCLLVPAEDSKELKRSRALSANAAVAQSSKVRRLIKATAEEIKNMVVPELAVMRFQDGRQTGESSGLDADFLEEWMAADMDSCEEVEEDLALHQESGPVILEGVEVIEWRAA from the exons ATGGGTACCCAGGGACCGGGCCGGAAGAGGATCCCGAACCGGGAGAAGCTGACCGCGGAGGACGATGCCCTCAACCAGATCGCACGGGAG GCAGAGGCACGGCTGGCCGCGAAGCGAGCGGCGCGAGCCGAGGCCCGGGAGATCCGgatgaaggagctggagaggcaACAGAAAGAG ctgtttcACAGCCACAAG AAGTATTATGGAGTGGATAATAAGTGGGGTCACATTGAGCAGTGGATG GAGGACAGTGAGCGCTACGCTCGTCACTCGCGGAGACACGCTTCG ATCTCAGACGATGAGGAGAGGATGTCCGTGGGCAGTCGCGGCAGCCTCAGG gtcgAGGACAGAACTGACTTCCTTGACAAA gGTTCCCGGACGGCCTCCACACTGTCAGCCGCCACACTGGCCTCGCTGGGTGGAGCCTCGTCTCGCAGGGGGAGCTGTGACACGTCATTCTCCGTGGAAACGGAGGCATCGATCCGAGAAATGAAG GACTCCCTGGCAGAGTCGGATGAGAAGTACCGTAAAGCGATGGTTTCTAATGCACAGCTGCACAATGAGAAGTCAGCTCTGATGTATCAGGTGGACACTCTAAAGGAGGAGCTGAGCGacatggaggagctgctgtgggaGACACGGCGCCACTACAATGACAAGACCAAG gAGTTTGAGCGAGAGCGCCAGGCGCACAGTGTTCTGCAGTTCCAGTTCACAGAGATGAAGGAGACTCTGAGACACACGGAGGAGCTGCTGACG GAAGTGTCCGATCTGCGTCTAAAGAGCAGCAGTTATTGTCAGGAGGTCTCTGACCTGCAGGAAGCTCTGCAGTGGAAGGAGAAGAAGATTGGG GCGTTAGAGCGACAGAGAGAAATTTCTGACATCGTTAGGATCGAACGCAACCAGCTCAGAGATGAGGTAGTCAGGCTGCGAGATGCCCTGAAG GTTCATGGAGTCATCATCTCCTCTGATGTCACCACCAACGGGGACACAGGACAGGACGGAGCCGAGAGTGATGTCAGCGCAGAGTCTGTCACCCATTTGGCTCAGGAGGGGGGCAGAGAGAGCATGCTGG AGAGCAGCAAAGACAACAGGAGGTTCCATCGTTGGACGGTTTACAAGCGTTCGGGGTCACTGAACGAGCAAACttttaaagaagtgaaggaggcagacagacagacccgAGAAAGACCTCATGTGACTGAAAAACACCCAAAGGGGAACAAACAACCGGCAACCAAAGGAAGTGAAATGGATCCCCCTGGGAGCCCTCGGACCCAGCAGCACAGACTCCGAAGTgggcaagcaaaaaaaaagccgATGAAGAAATCCGGAGGAGGGTGTGCTTTGGCAGAGGCGGAGCAGGAGTACTGTAAAGTAATAGGGAAACCCAAacaaggtcagacacacacaggaagataCGAGCAGCTGGCTTCTCCTTTTAGCACAGCTGCCAACAAAAGAGTCCTTAAATCCAGACTAGTGCCACCTCGACCTGCTAAAGACATCCTCCTGGAGAACAGAGCCTTTGTGAGTTTACTGGTGGCAAAGAAACACTCTGTGTCCAAACAGAGGCAAAATGTTTCAGCAAGAAACCACGTGTCTGCTGTGGACCATGATTCAGAGACCTCAGAGATCACATCAGAGAAATGTGACCTTATGAGATGTTTGGAAGAGATGGTTGTTCCTgattctcctgtgtgtgtggaaggcaAGAACACACCAGGAAGTGGGCATGAGACTGCAGGATGGACCTCATATGAGGATGGCGCTTCCAGGAGTAAGTCTGATTCTTCTGGTTGTTCTGAAGATCCAAGCTTTGCAACCAGACAGAAGTCCACTGAGGATCAGTTTCCTCTCTGTCCAGCAGATGTCGATGTGCCAGGAAGACCTGAGGACCGCAAACACTGGATTTCAGAGAATAATGATGATAAAGAATCAATGAACCTTCACACGATGGACCATAGACTGGCTGCAGAGGATGAAACACATTTAATGAATCTACCAGAACCAAGTAAAGCCACCAAAGATCCTGAACATGTAAACATGAGTATAGCTGACCATGAACCGTCCACTGCTGTAACCAGCTGCTGTgaggagtttgtttttattgactcATACTTTGCTGAACCTGTGGTCAGCACAGCAGAGGAGTCCAGGTCAGATGTAGGCGTGCTGGACTCATCAACACGTCCAGAGAGACGTGACAGGATTGGTGCTATGAAGGCCAGAAGAAACCAAAGAGCGCAGGTGTGGAGGAGTCGGAGCTGTCTTTTAGTTCCTGCTGAAGATTCAAAGGAGCTGAAACGCAGTCGAGCATTATCTGCAAACGCTGCTGTGGCCCAGAGTTCAAAGGTCAGGCGGCTCATCAAAGCCACAGCTGAAGAAATCAAGAATATGGTGGTTCCAGAGTTGGCAGTGATGAGATTTCAAGATGGAAGACAGACGGGGGAATCATCGGGGTTAGATGCAGACTTCCTGGAGGAATGGATGGCTGCAGACATGGacagctgtgaggaggttgaAGAGGACCTGGCTTTGCATCAAGAAAGCGGACCGGTTATCCTTGAAGGCGTGGAAGTCATTGAGTGGCGAGCAGCatga
- the lrrfip1b gene encoding leucine-rich repeat flightless-interacting protein 1 isoform X1 produces the protein MGTQGPGRKRIPNREKLTAEDDALNQIAREAEARLAAKRAARAEAREIRMKELERQQKELFHSHKKYYGVDNKWGHIEQWMEDSERYARHSRRHASISDDEERMSVGSRGSLRPSDYSGFLGSGSRASSRASSARASPVVEDRTDFLDKGSRTASTLSAATLASLGGASSRRGSCDTSFSVETEASIREMKDSLAESDEKYRKAMVSNAQLHNEKSALMYQVDTLKEELSDMEELLWETRRHYNDKTKEFERERQAHSVLQFQFTEMKETLRHTEELLTEVSDLRLKSSSYCQEVSDLQEALQWKEKKIGALERQREISDIVRIERNQLRDEVVRLRDALKVHGVIISSDVTTNGDTGQDGAESDVSAESVTHLAQEGGRESMLESSKDNRRFHRWTVYKRSGSLNEQTFKEVKEADRQTRERPHVTEKHPKGNKQPATKGSEMDPPGSPRTQQHRLRSGQAKKKPMKKSGGGCALAEAEQEYCKVIGKPKQGQTHTGRYEQLASPFSTAANKRVLKSRLVPPRPAKDILLENRAFVSLLVAKKHSVSKQRQNVSARNHVSAVDHDSETSEITSEKCDLMRCLEEMVVPDSPVCVEGKNTPGSGHETAGWTSYEDGASRSKSDSSGCSEDPSFATRQKSTEDQFPLCPADVDVPGRPEDRKHWISENNDDKESMNLHTMDHRLAAEDETHLMNLPEPSKATKDPEHVNMSIADHEPSTAVTSCCEEFVFIDSYFAEPVVSTAEESRSDVGVLDSSTRPERRDRIGAMKARRNQRAQVWRSRSCLLVPAEDSKELKRSRALSANAAVAQSSKVRRLIKATAEEIKNMVVPELAVMRFQDGRQTGESSGLDADFLEEWMAADMDSCEEVEEDLALHQESGPVILEGVEVIEWRAA, from the exons ATGGGTACCCAGGGACCGGGCCGGAAGAGGATCCCGAACCGGGAGAAGCTGACCGCGGAGGACGATGCCCTCAACCAGATCGCACGGGAG GCAGAGGCACGGCTGGCCGCGAAGCGAGCGGCGCGAGCCGAGGCCCGGGAGATCCGgatgaaggagctggagaggcaACAGAAAGAG ctgtttcACAGCCACAAG AAGTATTATGGAGTGGATAATAAGTGGGGTCACATTGAGCAGTGGATG GAGGACAGTGAGCGCTACGCTCGTCACTCGCGGAGACACGCTTCG ATCTCAGACGATGAGGAGAGGATGTCCGTGGGCAGTCGCGGCAGCCTCAGG CCTTCAGACTACAGTGGGTTTTTGGGTTCTGGTTCTCGGGCCTCCTCCAGGGCGAGTTCCGCTCGGGCGAGCCCAGTG gtcgAGGACAGAACTGACTTCCTTGACAAA gGTTCCCGGACGGCCTCCACACTGTCAGCCGCCACACTGGCCTCGCTGGGTGGAGCCTCGTCTCGCAGGGGGAGCTGTGACACGTCATTCTCCGTGGAAACGGAGGCATCGATCCGAGAAATGAAG GACTCCCTGGCAGAGTCGGATGAGAAGTACCGTAAAGCGATGGTTTCTAATGCACAGCTGCACAATGAGAAGTCAGCTCTGATGTATCAGGTGGACACTCTAAAGGAGGAGCTGAGCGacatggaggagctgctgtgggaGACACGGCGCCACTACAATGACAAGACCAAG gAGTTTGAGCGAGAGCGCCAGGCGCACAGTGTTCTGCAGTTCCAGTTCACAGAGATGAAGGAGACTCTGAGACACACGGAGGAGCTGCTGACG GAAGTGTCCGATCTGCGTCTAAAGAGCAGCAGTTATTGTCAGGAGGTCTCTGACCTGCAGGAAGCTCTGCAGTGGAAGGAGAAGAAGATTGGG GCGTTAGAGCGACAGAGAGAAATTTCTGACATCGTTAGGATCGAACGCAACCAGCTCAGAGATGAGGTAGTCAGGCTGCGAGATGCCCTGAAG GTTCATGGAGTCATCATCTCCTCTGATGTCACCACCAACGGGGACACAGGACAGGACGGAGCCGAGAGTGATGTCAGCGCAGAGTCTGTCACCCATTTGGCTCAGGAGGGGGGCAGAGAGAGCATGCTGG AGAGCAGCAAAGACAACAGGAGGTTCCATCGTTGGACGGTTTACAAGCGTTCGGGGTCACTGAACGAGCAAACttttaaagaagtgaaggaggcagacagacagacccgAGAAAGACCTCATGTGACTGAAAAACACCCAAAGGGGAACAAACAACCGGCAACCAAAGGAAGTGAAATGGATCCCCCTGGGAGCCCTCGGACCCAGCAGCACAGACTCCGAAGTgggcaagcaaaaaaaaagccgATGAAGAAATCCGGAGGAGGGTGTGCTTTGGCAGAGGCGGAGCAGGAGTACTGTAAAGTAATAGGGAAACCCAAacaaggtcagacacacacaggaagataCGAGCAGCTGGCTTCTCCTTTTAGCACAGCTGCCAACAAAAGAGTCCTTAAATCCAGACTAGTGCCACCTCGACCTGCTAAAGACATCCTCCTGGAGAACAGAGCCTTTGTGAGTTTACTGGTGGCAAAGAAACACTCTGTGTCCAAACAGAGGCAAAATGTTTCAGCAAGAAACCACGTGTCTGCTGTGGACCATGATTCAGAGACCTCAGAGATCACATCAGAGAAATGTGACCTTATGAGATGTTTGGAAGAGATGGTTGTTCCTgattctcctgtgtgtgtggaaggcaAGAACACACCAGGAAGTGGGCATGAGACTGCAGGATGGACCTCATATGAGGATGGCGCTTCCAGGAGTAAGTCTGATTCTTCTGGTTGTTCTGAAGATCCAAGCTTTGCAACCAGACAGAAGTCCACTGAGGATCAGTTTCCTCTCTGTCCAGCAGATGTCGATGTGCCAGGAAGACCTGAGGACCGCAAACACTGGATTTCAGAGAATAATGATGATAAAGAATCAATGAACCTTCACACGATGGACCATAGACTGGCTGCAGAGGATGAAACACATTTAATGAATCTACCAGAACCAAGTAAAGCCACCAAAGATCCTGAACATGTAAACATGAGTATAGCTGACCATGAACCGTCCACTGCTGTAACCAGCTGCTGTgaggagtttgtttttattgactcATACTTTGCTGAACCTGTGGTCAGCACAGCAGAGGAGTCCAGGTCAGATGTAGGCGTGCTGGACTCATCAACACGTCCAGAGAGACGTGACAGGATTGGTGCTATGAAGGCCAGAAGAAACCAAAGAGCGCAGGTGTGGAGGAGTCGGAGCTGTCTTTTAGTTCCTGCTGAAGATTCAAAGGAGCTGAAACGCAGTCGAGCATTATCTGCAAACGCTGCTGTGGCCCAGAGTTCAAAGGTCAGGCGGCTCATCAAAGCCACAGCTGAAGAAATCAAGAATATGGTGGTTCCAGAGTTGGCAGTGATGAGATTTCAAGATGGAAGACAGACGGGGGAATCATCGGGGTTAGATGCAGACTTCCTGGAGGAATGGATGGCTGCAGACATGGacagctgtgaggaggttgaAGAGGACCTGGCTTTGCATCAAGAAAGCGGACCGGTTATCCTTGAAGGCGTGGAAGTCATTGAGTGGCGAGCAGCatga
- the lrrfip1b gene encoding leucine-rich repeat flightless-interacting protein 1 isoform X5 — MGTQGPGRKRIPNREKLTAEDDALNQIAREAEARLAAKRAARAEAREIRMKELERQQKEISDDEERMSVGSRGSLRPSDYSGFLGSGSRASSRASSARASPVVEDRTDFLDKGSRTASTLSAATLASLGGASSRRGSCDTSFSVETEASIREMKDSLAESDEKYRKAMVSNAQLHNEKSALMYQVDTLKEELSDMEELLWETRRHYNDKTKEFERERQAHSVLQFQFTEMKETLRHTEELLTEVSDLRLKSSSYCQEVSDLQEALQWKEKKIGALERQREISDIVRIERNQLRDEVVRLRDALKVHGVIISSDVTTNGDTGQDGAESDVSAESVTHLAQEGGRESMLESSKDNRRFHRWTVYKRSGSLNEQTFKEVKEADRQTRERPHVTEKHPKGNKQPATKGSEMDPPGSPRTQQHRLRSGQAKKKPMKKSGGGCALAEAEQEYCKVIGKPKQGQTHTGRYEQLASPFSTAANKRVLKSRLVPPRPAKDILLENRAFVSLLVAKKHSVSKQRQNVSARNHVSAVDHDSETSEITSEKCDLMRCLEEMVVPDSPVCVEGKNTPGSGHETAGWTSYEDGASRSKSDSSGCSEDPSFATRQKSTEDQFPLCPADVDVPGRPEDRKHWISENNDDKESMNLHTMDHRLAAEDETHLMNLPEPSKATKDPEHVNMSIADHEPSTAVTSCCEEFVFIDSYFAEPVVSTAEESRSDVGVLDSSTRPERRDRIGAMKARRNQRAQVWRSRSCLLVPAEDSKELKRSRALSANAAVAQSSKVRRLIKATAEEIKNMVVPELAVMRFQDGRQTGESSGLDADFLEEWMAADMDSCEEVEEDLALHQESGPVILEGVEVIEWRAA; from the exons ATGGGTACCCAGGGACCGGGCCGGAAGAGGATCCCGAACCGGGAGAAGCTGACCGCGGAGGACGATGCCCTCAACCAGATCGCACGGGAG GCAGAGGCACGGCTGGCCGCGAAGCGAGCGGCGCGAGCCGAGGCCCGGGAGATCCGgatgaaggagctggagaggcaACAGAAAGAG ATCTCAGACGATGAGGAGAGGATGTCCGTGGGCAGTCGCGGCAGCCTCAGG CCTTCAGACTACAGTGGGTTTTTGGGTTCTGGTTCTCGGGCCTCCTCCAGGGCGAGTTCCGCTCGGGCGAGCCCAGTG gtcgAGGACAGAACTGACTTCCTTGACAAA gGTTCCCGGACGGCCTCCACACTGTCAGCCGCCACACTGGCCTCGCTGGGTGGAGCCTCGTCTCGCAGGGGGAGCTGTGACACGTCATTCTCCGTGGAAACGGAGGCATCGATCCGAGAAATGAAG GACTCCCTGGCAGAGTCGGATGAGAAGTACCGTAAAGCGATGGTTTCTAATGCACAGCTGCACAATGAGAAGTCAGCTCTGATGTATCAGGTGGACACTCTAAAGGAGGAGCTGAGCGacatggaggagctgctgtgggaGACACGGCGCCACTACAATGACAAGACCAAG gAGTTTGAGCGAGAGCGCCAGGCGCACAGTGTTCTGCAGTTCCAGTTCACAGAGATGAAGGAGACTCTGAGACACACGGAGGAGCTGCTGACG GAAGTGTCCGATCTGCGTCTAAAGAGCAGCAGTTATTGTCAGGAGGTCTCTGACCTGCAGGAAGCTCTGCAGTGGAAGGAGAAGAAGATTGGG GCGTTAGAGCGACAGAGAGAAATTTCTGACATCGTTAGGATCGAACGCAACCAGCTCAGAGATGAGGTAGTCAGGCTGCGAGATGCCCTGAAG GTTCATGGAGTCATCATCTCCTCTGATGTCACCACCAACGGGGACACAGGACAGGACGGAGCCGAGAGTGATGTCAGCGCAGAGTCTGTCACCCATTTGGCTCAGGAGGGGGGCAGAGAGAGCATGCTGG AGAGCAGCAAAGACAACAGGAGGTTCCATCGTTGGACGGTTTACAAGCGTTCGGGGTCACTGAACGAGCAAACttttaaagaagtgaaggaggcagacagacagacccgAGAAAGACCTCATGTGACTGAAAAACACCCAAAGGGGAACAAACAACCGGCAACCAAAGGAAGTGAAATGGATCCCCCTGGGAGCCCTCGGACCCAGCAGCACAGACTCCGAAGTgggcaagcaaaaaaaaagccgATGAAGAAATCCGGAGGAGGGTGTGCTTTGGCAGAGGCGGAGCAGGAGTACTGTAAAGTAATAGGGAAACCCAAacaaggtcagacacacacaggaagataCGAGCAGCTGGCTTCTCCTTTTAGCACAGCTGCCAACAAAAGAGTCCTTAAATCCAGACTAGTGCCACCTCGACCTGCTAAAGACATCCTCCTGGAGAACAGAGCCTTTGTGAGTTTACTGGTGGCAAAGAAACACTCTGTGTCCAAACAGAGGCAAAATGTTTCAGCAAGAAACCACGTGTCTGCTGTGGACCATGATTCAGAGACCTCAGAGATCACATCAGAGAAATGTGACCTTATGAGATGTTTGGAAGAGATGGTTGTTCCTgattctcctgtgtgtgtggaaggcaAGAACACACCAGGAAGTGGGCATGAGACTGCAGGATGGACCTCATATGAGGATGGCGCTTCCAGGAGTAAGTCTGATTCTTCTGGTTGTTCTGAAGATCCAAGCTTTGCAACCAGACAGAAGTCCACTGAGGATCAGTTTCCTCTCTGTCCAGCAGATGTCGATGTGCCAGGAAGACCTGAGGACCGCAAACACTGGATTTCAGAGAATAATGATGATAAAGAATCAATGAACCTTCACACGATGGACCATAGACTGGCTGCAGAGGATGAAACACATTTAATGAATCTACCAGAACCAAGTAAAGCCACCAAAGATCCTGAACATGTAAACATGAGTATAGCTGACCATGAACCGTCCACTGCTGTAACCAGCTGCTGTgaggagtttgtttttattgactcATACTTTGCTGAACCTGTGGTCAGCACAGCAGAGGAGTCCAGGTCAGATGTAGGCGTGCTGGACTCATCAACACGTCCAGAGAGACGTGACAGGATTGGTGCTATGAAGGCCAGAAGAAACCAAAGAGCGCAGGTGTGGAGGAGTCGGAGCTGTCTTTTAGTTCCTGCTGAAGATTCAAAGGAGCTGAAACGCAGTCGAGCATTATCTGCAAACGCTGCTGTGGCCCAGAGTTCAAAGGTCAGGCGGCTCATCAAAGCCACAGCTGAAGAAATCAAGAATATGGTGGTTCCAGAGTTGGCAGTGATGAGATTTCAAGATGGAAGACAGACGGGGGAATCATCGGGGTTAGATGCAGACTTCCTGGAGGAATGGATGGCTGCAGACATGGacagctgtgaggaggttgaAGAGGACCTGGCTTTGCATCAAGAAAGCGGACCGGTTATCCTTGAAGGCGTGGAAGTCATTGAGTGGCGAGCAGCatga